The sequence TCCCATTCCGTTGAGAAACTTCAATCTTTGGCTTATGTGAAAATCAGTTACATCTGCCCCAAGTCTTtttcactttatttttttaCGTCTAAAAAGTGTTTACATTAGTAACTTCTAATGTTAAAGAATACGAGTCTGTTGCAGATTTTGAAGTGCAGCTCATTCAGGATGTCTTCTCCAAGCAAAAGGAGAGAAATGGATGTCATGAAATTGTAAGATAGCCACCCTTGTTATTTATCAAGATTTCATATTCTTATTTCAGTCATTAGTTATTGTGGTTGTTCTATGTAGTCTTTATGGACGGCTGTTTATTAGCCTTCCAATCCAACAACCAAGAAGatgttattttgaaaatgaaaatgatctaCTAGTACTGCAATAGGTTAGAAGAGTCTTAATAATGCCCACGGAGTTCTTCTTTTCCATGTTTACTTACaaaaagaatattgaagttttttataacttttgatttttatgCAAATAGATAATTCTCCATTTGTAGACACATATACTTCATCCTTATCACACCCCCTCACAAcaataagagagagagagagaacaagGAAGAAAAGGACTCTTCTCATTGCAAGGCTTCTTTATTTTAGTGACATGGTTAATTAATGTATCGATGCTTCCAACGTTCTTTGTCGAAATATTTCTTAACATTTTTGGTAGTCACTTAGTTTTGCCTTCTGTGTTCCTAATCATATGAAGCGAGGTAAGTTCGATGGTATGCGTTTATTTATTGCCCTTGAATGTAGTGATGATTACAGTGAGCCGTGAGCGAGAGTGATCATACTTGGGGTCGTAATTATGGTTGCAGCAAAAATAGCGGTTATGTGCTAGAAAACATATTGGGCATGCTGGCTTAGAACTGGCCCAGCATTGGGGTGTTTTCAGGTTTTAAGTTTGACTATTGTTCACTGTTATGCCTCTAGACCATTGAATGACTAATGCCTGCACTTGAAGTTCTGCTATCTCTTAATCCATAACGTGGAACTGAGGTCCTTCTAGGGGTTGATAAAATACTGTGTGGTAACATTGATTCCTAATATTGTACGATTATCTCTGGAATTCTATTACTAACTCGTGCAACAGTGATGGCCATAAATTTCTGTTGGTTTATCTTGTGGTTCATGTTACATTGGCTTATGTTGTCCAGGATGATGAGTGACTACAATGTGGAGATGATAAATGATGGACTCAGTGAATTCAATGTGGAGTTCCATGGTCCCAAAGAAAGTATTGCTCGACTTTCACCTCTGTCCAATATGCATTTCATAGTCGTTGATGGAATAGCAATTATTCGTTTGTGGGTGTGTATGAGCATTATTGGATTGCAAATGAACAATTTAGCAAACTTGCCGGCAGTCTAAACCCAATTCTTTTGTCTTGTTTGGAGTCTCCTGAAAATTTATCCTTGAAGTGTGGTGTTTCTACTGCTTTCCTGTGTAATTTATGGACACTTGATGCTGTTTACTGTTTCACTTAACATTGGTGAGTAAGATCTGCAGCCTGTTCCTAAAGAGTTTTAATCCATGAAGAAAACTGTGCTTTTGGCTGTTCAAAAGATTGTGAAAGTACATCAGCATGTGGTTTAGTTACTATTCGGATTCCACTTAGCTCTAAAAGGTATTAAGTTTGGATCATAGATGACTTCAAACTCTGAATAGAAATGAACTTTTTGGTTTTATTTACAAGGAAATGTCAACTGGAAACATAATATGCATCTAGTTTAGCTGCATGTTTTCATTTAGTGAATTATTTTTCACCACTTTGTGTCTAGAGCTGCAATAAGTTAAATATCTTTTGATAAGTATGTTCTTACTCAAGTTTAATTATCCTTGCAGGCTTATACGAAACTGGCGTTTGGAAAATCCGTGTTGAGCTACCTGATGCATATCCATACAAGTCTCCTTCAATTGGTTTTGTAAACAAGATATTCCACCCAAATGTTGACGAACTGTAAGGAAGtgtatctttttctttaaaccATAAAATGCTATTGATTGAATGCTCCACTGTTTGAATCGTAGTAAAGTATTTAACATGAAACTTTTACTGCAGATCTGGTTCTGTGTGCTTGGATGTGATTAATCAGTCTTGGAGTCCGATGTTCGGTAACTATCTGCCGCCTCCATCATCACGAAATCTCTGTTAACATTTTACTAGATTGCATAGCATTTTCTGCTTTTGAGTTTTGTGATAAGATGTTATTGCACTATAGCTTTTGATGTGTTTGGAAATATAATTTAACATCCATGGACCATATGAATTGTATTGAGACTCCCAAAATATAGGACTAAGTTTGTGTTTATTCTTACCTTCTTTCTGTTGGGTTTTGCAGATCTCTTAAACGTTTTTGAGGTTTTTCTTCCCCAGCTTCTCCTTTATCCCAATCCTTCCGACCCCCTTAATGGTGACGCAGCATCGCTTATGATGAAGGACCGGAAGCAGTATGATGAAAAAGTTAAAGGTAAATATTTCTCATTTGATGAACAACTTTTCTAATCCTATAACCACAACTTtctctatttaatttaaaatgaactTCCCCTCTGAAAATCGTCAAAATTGGGAACCAAATTCCCAATGTAAGTGGATACACTTTCTTGCAAACTTTGTTAACAACCATTTTCCTAGTCTAAAGTACAAATGTTATTCTGCTTCTTAAAGTGTTAAGATGACAGAGATTTGTCCCTTTTTTGGTCCTAACAATTACTTTCTTAAATGATAACTCAACATCTTCCACGTACATATAGAGTACTGCGAACGGTATGCGAAGAAGGAGAACGACATTAAGTGCACAGCAGAAGATGAGAGTGAAGAGGATGAAATCAGCAATAACGAAAGCGGTTCAAGTGACGACGATGTTGCCGGACATGCTGATCCCTAAATGGAAGCAAGGCATTATATCAATCTATTCTTCATTTAGTAGCAGCAAGTGAATTTACATGTTTGcttttctatatttttactgGTTGGTATGATCATATCGAAAATACCCAACAAAGTTTTAGATGATTCTTAGATTGTCATGACAGTGCTGTATTAAACGACTTGAAATGTTCGAGCTGTCCAGTAGGGGACATTAGCAAGGTGACAATATTCTATCAGTTAATGAAATAGATTACATGAAACGAAATTATTTCTCTTTGCCTGCCTACTTCACAACCCCCAAAAGAACTACAATTTCATATGATTGTTCATGTGCAAGTCAGTCGCAATGTGAGAAGAAGCTTTGTGGTTAGTATAACGATTCATCAACTATACCAATTTCAATTACTGATTGATAAATGGGGTCTAAATCTCATTTCCTAAAACTTCCTACATTGCATAAAAACCAATGAAACAAAATGTAAtccataatttattaaaaatatatatatgtacataaTTATTAAAAAGGAAAGTTTTCAAATAAAAGTAATCACCATAACAGTGGGATTAAATAATCATATCAAAGCACACTTTTAAGAAtcatttaaaaatgtttaaaagttCAATATCAAACCTGAAATTATTTTTGAATCATTTAAAGCATACTTTAAgagcaatttttaaaaataatgatttttGGGACAAATAAACGTGTGAAAGTACCAAAATGCCcttaagttagaaaaaaaaaccctaaaaattcaatttttatgatTCCTCAAAAATCAACAGCCACATCCTCCATCCGGCGACCACGATTAGAGGTTCAGACGGCAACGCACGAACAGAGAGAAACTGGGGCTGTGAAGACTAATTGATTTAGGAAAAACTATCTTTTTGGTTCCTGTTTTCATCTTTCCATTCTCTCTCCTCTCCTCTCCTCTCCTCCTCCCTTATTCTCTTTGTTCTCTCTCCATTATCAAGTTTTTCAGAAACCTCGAATACAAAAACCTATCAAGTTGTGAAACTATCAAACCCAAAAAGAAAGACGATGAGTCTCCATAACTCGGAACCCATGGGCGTCAAGCTCAAAGAGCGGATCCATTACCACACCCACAAGTTCTTCGTCTACACAATTTGATCTTATTCAACCTCTCCCTCTGTCTCCTCCCCTCTTGCTGTGGCCTCTACCTCATCTTCCTCCACATTCTCACCATCATTGCGCCGTGGTTGTCGTCGCTTCCACCTGCTGGTTTGGAGCCCACGCATGCTATTATGAATTGattaattgcaaaattgaagaaaataagaaaatatccATGTTATGAgaataaaaaatcttaaatcacCCATTCACCTAAAATCTTAAGCTAGTAGGTGAAGTGAAATCTTAAGCTAGTAGGTGAaggtatatttaattatatatctaacACTTCCCAAATATGAAGAAGACCCAACAagttaaaatcaatattaaatgagaaaaaaaaataataatgcaagGGCTTGAACACAAGATTTTTTTGGGATAATTTGCTCTAATACCTTTAAATCATCGAGTGACCTACATTAAATGGACATGAAATAACATTGTAGGGGTTTGAACACAAGATCTTCTAAGGCCACCTGCTCTGATACtatcttaaatcaccaattgatcTAAAAACTTAAACTAATAGTAAAGGGATTGGAATTCCCACAACAGAAGCAAATGAATGTCTTTTGTTTCGAATTTCGTTTTACAAAACTTgaaattgttggggtttgtgttctaaagtctcatgtccagtagtttgtaagcaactttgtacgaacatttgtgatgtataatataaatgatatttacttcactacttgactttgcacatttaga comes from Benincasa hispida cultivar B227 chromosome 2, ASM972705v1, whole genome shotgun sequence and encodes:
- the LOC120071906 gene encoding ubiquitin-conjugating enzyme E2-23 kDa-like yields the protein MSSPSKRREMDVMKLMMSDYNVEMINDGLSEFNVEFHGPKESLYETGVWKIRVELPDAYPYKSPSIGFVNKIFHPNVDELSGSVCLDVINQSWSPMFDLLNVFEVFLPQLLLYPNPSDPLNGDAASLMMKDRKQYDEKVKEYCERYAKKENDIKCTAEDESEEDEISNNESGSSDDDVAGHADP